Part of the uncultured Anaeromusa sp. genome is shown below.
TACAGGGCGCTTGAGATGCAAAAGAGGAAGTGTTGCAGACAAGTAAGAGAGTTAGAAGCAATACTGGAAGAAGACGCATGGTAGCAACTCCTTTCGTGTCAAAAAGAGATAAAAACCTATGTATTGGACACGGAAGTATGCAAAGAACCGATGATATTTAAAAATTTGCTGTATAATAATGCTCTTAATGATATTCCGCATTTTTTTTGAGAATCCTGTAAGAATGACAATGAAATTTTATGCATAAAAAGTGGCAATTAATGAATAAATATGCTATTATTTAAACAACAATGCTTTTTGTGTACAATACGCATGGAAAAACAGAAGATGCTGCAGCGGCATGCTCCGGCGCAGCGCCTTGACAAGGGTGATGAAGATTTGTTACACTATCTTCAATGTAAATGTGTATCCATTCCGTCATCCTTTAAGAAGATCCAGCGAGGTCGGCAAGGAGAACTAACGGAAGGACTAGAGGAACGGTTAACCGTTTCTGGCTCTTTCTGCGCGTGTTAAGCTCCTTGCCGTTATCGGCAAGGAGCTTTTGTTTTCTCGGTTGACAGAATGGGGAAGGAGAATGCTGCTTATGAAAGGTCAGGTTTCACTCCGAGGGAAAGACATCCTTGGCTTGCGTACCTTCTCGACAGAGGAGATTCGTCGGGTTTTGGATACGGCGAAGGAAATGAAGGCGATTGTAGGGCGCGATATTAAGAAGGTGCCGACATTGCGAGGAAAATCGGTAGTTAACCTTTTTTTTGAGCCCAGCACGCGTACGCGTACCTCCTTTGAATTGGCGGGAAAATATTTAGGCGCCGACGTTGTGAACATTACTACCAGCTCCAGCAGCGTTGTTAAAGGAGAAAGCTTGCGGGATACGTTGCTGACCGTGGAGGCTATGGGCGTAGATGTCATTGTTATGCGTCATGCTGCGGAAGGGGCGGCGGTATACGCATCGAAAATTGCCAAACCGGTGATTATTAATGCCGGCGATGGAGCGCATGAGCATCCCAGTCAGGGCTTGCTGGACATGTTTACCATTGAGGAGCGCAAGGGAAGTCTGGAAGGTTTGAAAGTAGCCATTATTGGCGACATTCTGCATAGCCGTGTGGCGCGCTCCGATATTTGGGGCCTGACAAAGATGGGCGCAACTGTCCATGTAGCTGGGCCGAAAACTTTAATTCCTCCTGGGATCGAAGAGATGGGGGCTGTGGTGCATGAGCGCATTGAAAATGCGCTGGACGGAGCGGATGTTGTCAATGTGCTGCGTATACAGCTAGAGCGGCAGAAAAAAGGTTTGTTCCCTTCGCCGCGAGAATATGCTCGCATTTTCGGCATCAATCGGGCCCGCTTGTCTTTGGCTAAGGAAGACGCTGTGCTCTTGCATCCGGGGCCGATGAACCGAGGCTTGGAGATTTCGCCGGAAGTGGCGTACGATACGCAGTCTGCTATTCAGGAACAGGTGAAGAATGGTTTGGCTGTGCGGATGGCTCTGCTCTTTTTGGTACTGACGGGAGGGAAGCATGTTGAAGACAATCATTAAAAACGGACATGTTATTTGCCCCAGCCAAGGTTTGGACGGGGTTATGGATATTATTGTGGAAGACAGCCGTATTGCGGCTATCGGTGAAAATTTGGCAACACCCGCAGACGCTCAGATTTTGGACGCCGAAGGGAAAACCGTAGCTCCTGGTTTTGTCGACCTTCATGCCCATTTACGCGAACCGGGGCAGGAAGCAAAAGAAGACTTTGAAACCGGCAGCCGCGCCGCAGCGGCTGGCGGCTTTACCAGCGTGGCTTGTATGCCGAACACACGCCCGCCTGTTGATAGCAGCATTGCTGTTAACGGCTTGAAAGAGCGGGCTCGCCAAGTAGCGATTGTCAACATGCTGATTGTTGGCGCTGTCAGTAAAGGGCAGGATGGCAAGGAATTGGCGGAAATCGGCGACATGCTGCTCAATGGCGCCGTAGCCTTATCTGATGACGGACATTTTGTTCATAATGCCAAGGTCATGCAGAATGCTCTTGACTATACGGCTATGTATCAAAAACCGATTATGAGCCATGCAGAAGAGCAAGCCTTGGTAGAGGATGGCTATATGCACGAAGGAAAAGTCTCCACCATGCTGGGTATGCATGGGCGTCCCTCGGTGGCGGAAGATATCGCTGTAGCTCGTGATGTGCTGCTGGCGGAATATACAGGCGGCCATGTGCATATCTCTCATGTCAGCACAAAAGGCGCGGTGGAGATCATTCGCCAGGCTAAAGCCAAAGGCGTCAAGGTGACGGCAGAAGTGACGCCGCATCATTTGGCGCTGACTGACGAAGCAGTCATGGGTTTTGACTCGGCCACCAAGGTTAACCCGCCGCTGCGCTCCATGGACCATGTGACCGTGTTGCGGCAGGCTCTGCAAGAGGGCGTTATTGACGCCATTGCGACTGATCATTCGCCCCATGCGTTTGAAGAAAAAGATCGAGAATTCAAATATGCTCCCAGTGGTTTTACTGGTTTTGAGACGGCATTGGGCGTTGTGCTGACTACGCTGTATCACGAAGGAAACATGAAGCTTCCTGAGATTGTCGCAGCCATGACCTCGCGTCCGGCGCAGGTGCTGGGCCTTGATTGCGGTACGCTGCGCGTAGGCAGTGATGCGGACATCGTTGTTTTTGATCCTGAGGCCGAATGGACGGTT
Proteins encoded:
- a CDS encoding aspartate carbamoyltransferase catalytic subunit, whose translation is MKGQVSLRGKDILGLRTFSTEEIRRVLDTAKEMKAIVGRDIKKVPTLRGKSVVNLFFEPSTRTRTSFELAGKYLGADVVNITTSSSSVVKGESLRDTLLTVEAMGVDVIVMRHAAEGAAVYASKIAKPVIINAGDGAHEHPSQGLLDMFTIEERKGSLEGLKVAIIGDILHSRVARSDIWGLTKMGATVHVAGPKTLIPPGIEEMGAVVHERIENALDGADVVNVLRIQLERQKKGLFPSPREYARIFGINRARLSLAKEDAVLLHPGPMNRGLEISPEVAYDTQSAIQEQVKNGLAVRMALLFLVLTGGKHVEDNH
- a CDS encoding dihydroorotase, with the translated sequence MKTIIKNGHVICPSQGLDGVMDIIVEDSRIAAIGENLATPADAQILDAEGKTVAPGFVDLHAHLREPGQEAKEDFETGSRAAAAGGFTSVACMPNTRPPVDSSIAVNGLKERARQVAIVNMLIVGAVSKGQDGKELAEIGDMLLNGAVALSDDGHFVHNAKVMQNALDYTAMYQKPIMSHAEEQALVEDGYMHEGKVSTMLGMHGRPSVAEDIAVARDVLLAEYTGGHVHISHVSTKGAVEIIRQAKAKGVKVTAEVTPHHLALTDEAVMGFDSATKVNPPLRSMDHVTVLRQALQEGVIDAIATDHSPHAFEEKDREFKYAPSGFTGFETALGVVLTTLYHEGNMKLPEIVAAMTSRPAQVLGLDCGTLRVGSDADIVVFDPEAEWTVDSRRFYSRGKHTPFEGKSLKGRVTATMVGGNLVYQDGEVLV